CCCGCATAACGTGTCGCTGCGTGACCGCATTCGCCGTGAGCTTCAGGTACTGCCCGAGATTGATCCGGCCGGGGAAGTCGAGCGGCGGGTCAGCTTTCTGGCCGAATACCTGGAGGGCACCCCGGCGCGCGGTTTCGTGCTGGGCATCAGCGGCGGGCAGGACAGCACGCTGGCCGGGCGGCTGTGTCAGCTGGCCGCCCAGCGGCGGCGGGAGGCGGGGCATGACGCAACGTTGACCGCCATGCGGCTGCCCTACGGCGTGCAGGCCGACGAGGCCGATGCCCAGACCGCGCTTGAGTTTATTCGTCCCGACCGCTGCGTGACCGTGAACATCCAGGCGGCAGTGGACGCCAGTGCCGGGGCGGTCCGCGCCGCCACCGGGGAAATGCTGCGCGACTTCGTGCGCGGCAACATCAAGGCGCGCGAGCGCATGGTGGTGCAGTACGCACTGGCCGGCCAGGAGGGGCTGCTGGTGGTGGGCACCGATCACGCCGCCGAGGCGGTCACCGGCTTCTACACCAAATACGGAGACGGCGGCGCGGACGTGACTCCCCTGAGCGGCCTGAGCAAACGGCAGGGCGCGCAGCTGCTGCAGCATCTGGAGGCCCCCGAGCGCACCTGGCGCAAGGTGCCCACCGCCGACCTGGAAGATGCGCGCCCCGGCCTCCCCGACGAGGCGGCCCTGGGCCTGACCTACGCCCAGATTGACGACTACCTGGAGGGCCGCGAGGTCACGGACGCGGTGGCCCGGCGTCTGGAGGGGATGTACCTGAATACCCGCCACAAGCGGGCCATGCCCGTGACCCCCCAGGACGGGTGGTGGCGGGGGGAACCGGGGGAATGAGGCGCAAATCGTCTCACGCCGATTCCTGAATCGCCCTACCCTGCTGGCGTGACCAGACTGCTTCTGCCCATGCTCAGCGCCGCCCTCCTGCTTACCGCCTGCAGTGGCGGTACGCCACAGCCGCAGCCCCCGTCGGACAGCACCTCGCCCAGCGTGAGCCTGAGTGCCTCCCAGAGCGGCACCAGCGTCAATCTGATCGCCACTGCCACCGACGACGTCAGGGTCGACAGGGTGGAGTTCTACCGCGGCAGCACGTTAATCAGCACCGACAACGCCCTGCCCTACGCCGCCATGGCCACGGTCTCTGCCGCCGACAACGGCAACGTGGCCTTCACGGCCAGGGCGTACGACGCTGCGGGCAACATAGGCCAGGACAGCAAGACCGTCCTGGTGAATGTGACGGCGCCCTCCACCAGGACGCTGTACCAGGGCCTCTGGGCCTGGGGCATCGGCAACATCAACACAGGGGCCGTCATCGATACGGGGGCCGTCCTCTTCAGCGAGGAGGTACACAACGATGGGCGGGCGGTGGCCCTGGGCATCTACGCCAACCAGGCCGAGATCGATGCTGCGAGCACCGGCAGGGACGGCGCCGCCCTGCTCGGCCCTGTGGGCACCCCCGGCTCTCTGGACGTGGGTTTTTTCGTGGGCACCGACGCCGAGGCCCGCGTCTTCTTTGTCGGGCGGGACGACGACGACCGCATTGACCTGTACGATGGAAAACCCGCCTTTCAGGGATCAGGCCGTCTGGCCACGCCCGACAATGAACCCGGAGAGGCCGTGATCGTCGTGTTGCTGCAGGTGAGTGACACCGTGCCCAGCAACGCAGCGGCGCGGGAAACGCTGGAGGCAAGGGGCAAAACGATGGTGGGGCAGGCCCTGAAGGCTGCCCGCAATCCCGCCGTACAGCCTGCTGCCACCGCCAGTTCATGGCGGTTCCGCGCCCTTCAACAGGGCCTCCGAACAGACCGCTAGACGCATTCCCGGACGCCTGAAAGCCGTCTCCCCTTCCCTCATGGCTACCCCGGGCAGACAAAAGGCTCCGAGTTGTTGTCCGGGCTGGGGCATTTCCCTGGAGCCAGTGATCCAGGTCGAACGGACGATCTACGGATGACAACTGCCTTGAGCCCATCCCAGCCTGTCCCCTGCTCTCCTAAATTCTCCTGTCAGACGGCATATTTCCGATTCCTGATTCCTGTTTCATCTCCCAGTTTCCCAGGCTTTCCCAGACTGATAGTGACACGGCAGTGACACTTTGACCCCCCGTTGACCCCCTGCAGGACAGCGAAAACCGGATACTCCATTTTTTGTGGCTATCAAAAAGTTTGGCGCCGAATCTTCCTTTTGCCGGATGGTTGCTCGGCAACAAACTCCTGCGCTTTCGATCGTTCCCGGTATTGAAAATGCAAAGGCACCACTATGGGCAGGCCGATCACCTTGCCCACAACTACTGCCTTTCAGCGAAAACAATCTGTGTGAATCTAACCGCCTCGGTAGCGCGTATCCTTGACTGTAAGCCCATGATGATCCTCCCATGACGGATGAACTCACGCTGCTGCTCCGGCTGCGCCTCGGAGACGTGGACGCGCTGGCCGAGCTGTATGCCCAGTTGGGCGGACATGTTCACGCCCTGGCCTGGCGACTGCTGGGAGACCGCGAGGAGGCGCAGGAAGTGCTTCAGGACACGTTCGAGCGCGTCTATCGGCGCGCTCACCAGTATCGGCCTGATCTGGGATCGCCGCGCGCCTTTGTGTATACGGTGGCCCGCAATGAGGCCCTCAGCCGTCTGCGGGCACGGGGAGCGCGTCCTGTTGTGGACCACACTGAGAACCTGCTGGGAGAAATACCTTCTCCCAGTGCTGGCCCCGGGTTGGACACCCGCATTATGATTCAGGGCGCATTGGATGACCTGTCTCCCGCCGATCAAGCGCTCATCCGTGAGGCCTTCTTCATGGGCTTCAGCCACGGCGAGCTGGCCAGTTCCCACGCCCTGCCCCTGGGGACCGTAAAAACGCGCCTGCGCCGGGCTCTGGCAAGAATGCGCCGCACCCTGGAGAAATCGTGAACACCCTGCATCCCGATGCAAGCATCTTGCGAGACTACATGGTGGGCGATTTGCAGGGTCAAGCTCAGGAGCAAATCGAGCTTCATCTTCTAACTTGTGCACCGTGCCGGTCGCAGGTGGTGACCTGGAGGGACGAAGTTGTAGCCCAGGTAGAGGCGTTGCCATCGGTAGGAGACTTGCCGCCGCTGCGCCGTCCGCTCACACTGACGCCGCAGGCCACCGTGAGCAGAACTCCTTCAGGGGCATCGCGCCCTTCTTCGCGCGCGCCACGCTGGGCGGCTGTTGCTGTGGTCTGTGCACTGTCACTGGCGACTGGAGCCATCGGTTGGGG
This DNA window, taken from Deinococcus aerolatus, encodes the following:
- the nadE gene encoding ammonia-dependent NAD(+) synthetase — protein: MTPPTSPHVPAPHNVSLRDRIRRELQVLPEIDPAGEVERRVSFLAEYLEGTPARGFVLGISGGQDSTLAGRLCQLAAQRRREAGHDATLTAMRLPYGVQADEADAQTALEFIRPDRCVTVNIQAAVDASAGAVRAATGEMLRDFVRGNIKARERMVVQYALAGQEGLLVVGTDHAAEAVTGFYTKYGDGGADVTPLSGLSKRQGAQLLQHLEAPERTWRKVPTADLEDARPGLPDEAALGLTYAQIDDYLEGREVTDAVARRLEGMYLNTRHKRAMPVTPQDGWWRGEPGE
- a CDS encoding Ig-like domain-containing protein, which encodes MTRLLLPMLSAALLLTACSGGTPQPQPPSDSTSPSVSLSASQSGTSVNLIATATDDVRVDRVEFYRGSTLISTDNALPYAAMATVSAADNGNVAFTARAYDAAGNIGQDSKTVLVNVTAPSTRTLYQGLWAWGIGNINTGAVIDTGAVLFSEEVHNDGRAVALGIYANQAEIDAASTGRDGAALLGPVGTPGSLDVGFFVGTDAEARVFFVGRDDDDRIDLYDGKPAFQGSGRLATPDNEPGEAVIVVLLQVSDTVPSNAAARETLEARGKTMVGQALKAARNPAVQPAATASSWRFRALQQGLRTDR
- a CDS encoding RNA polymerase sigma factor, which translates into the protein MTDELTLLLRLRLGDVDALAELYAQLGGHVHALAWRLLGDREEAQEVLQDTFERVYRRAHQYRPDLGSPRAFVYTVARNEALSRLRARGARPVVDHTENLLGEIPSPSAGPGLDTRIMIQGALDDLSPADQALIREAFFMGFSHGELASSHALPLGTVKTRLRRALARMRRTLEKS